One part of the Methanococcoides sp. AM1 genome encodes these proteins:
- a CDS encoding type I restriction endonuclease — protein MDFIDEIKALAKKIPTHGQSIQTEEATKNALVMPMINILGYNVFDPTEVVPEFTADHGTKKGEKVDYAIFKDDVPIILIECKSIDSDLTPNHASQLFRYFNVTEAKVGILTNGIIYKFFSDLEATNKMDDKPFLEFDLNNIREPLIKELKRFKKEAFDLDELTNVASELKYTKEIKQSLSSELNSPSDDFIKMFATRVYGGRLTPQVREKFSSITKNAFSQFINETINERLQSAMAAENDATKVTDTSDVEHEDEPIPVDDGIVTTEEEMEAFLIVRGILREIVDFKKIVMRDTKSYCGVLFEDNNRKPICRFHFNTKQKYLAVIDSDRNEAKHPISDLNEIYGFADELKTSVGNYLHD, from the coding sequence TTGGATTTTATAGATGAAATCAAAGCATTGGCAAAGAAGATTCCAACACATGGACAAAGCATACAGACAGAAGAAGCTACCAAAAATGCATTGGTGATGCCAATGATCAATATACTCGGTTACAATGTTTTTGATCCCACCGAAGTTGTTCCGGAGTTCACGGCTGACCATGGTACAAAGAAAGGAGAAAAGGTTGATTATGCTATCTTCAAAGACGATGTGCCTATAATCTTAATCGAGTGCAAAAGCATAGATTCCGATTTAACCCCCAATCACGCATCACAACTCTTTAGATACTTTAATGTGACAGAAGCTAAAGTCGGAATCTTAACTAATGGTATTATCTACAAATTTTTCTCAGATCTTGAAGCCACCAACAAAATGGACGATAAGCCATTTTTGGAATTCGATTTGAATAACATCCGCGAGCCTCTGATTAAAGAGCTGAAAAGGTTCAAAAAGGAAGCATTCGATCTCGATGAACTTACAAATGTTGCAAGTGAGTTGAAATACACTAAAGAGATAAAACAGAGTTTATCGAGTGAACTAAATTCACCATCTGACGATTTTATCAAAATGTTTGCTACCCGGGTTTATGGTGGCAGATTGACTCCCCAAGTTCGAGAAAAATTCAGTTCCATCACGAAAAATGCATTTAGTCAATTTATAAATGAAACCATAAACGAACGTTTACAATCGGCAATGGCTGCTGAAAACGATGCGACAAAGGTAACGGACACCTCAGATGTGGAACACGAAGATGAACCTATCCCCGTGGACGATGGTATTGTAACCACTGAAGAAGAAATGGAAGCTTTTTTAATTGTTCGTGGAATTCTTCGAGAAATTGTCGATTTCAAAAAGATTGTTATGAGGGACACGAAGAGCTACTGTGGTGTCCTTTTTGAGGATAATAATCGTAAACCAATTTGTAGATTCCATTTCAACACGAAACAGAAGTACCTTGCTGTTATCGATAGTGATAGGAATGAAGCGAAGCACCCCATTTCAGATTTGAACGAAATCTATGGTTTTGCTGATGAACTGAAGACGAGTGTCGGAAACTATCTTCATGATTAA
- a CDS encoding Hsp20/alpha crystallin family protein, with amino-acid sequence MKFGLTRRGPSGLSRWDPFEDIRQTQEHLNQLFREVSPFGGWPEGRSIAPLMDIREEGDNVIVTTDLPGVDKKDIDVSVKENIIEISAECKKESESEEEGYTQRERTYSRFSRSAVLPSNVTDEGAKAKLENGVLTITLQKTKAEEKPKIMIE; translated from the coding sequence ATGAAATTCGGTTTAACGCGTAGGGGTCCCTCTGGATTATCCCGCTGGGATCCATTTGAAGATATACGGCAAACACAGGAACATCTCAACCAGTTATTCAGGGAGGTTTCCCCGTTCGGAGGCTGGCCAGAGGGAAGATCAATTGCTCCCTTGATGGATATCAGGGAAGAAGGCGACAATGTCATAGTTACTACTGACCTGCCCGGCGTTGACAAGAAAGATATCGATGTAAGTGTGAAGGAAAACATCATTGAGATCAGTGCAGAGTGCAAAAAGGAAAGTGAATCTGAGGAAGAAGGTTATACTCAGAGGGAACGTACCTATAGTCGTTTCTCAAGATCTGCTGTTCTTCCATCGAACGTTACCGATGAAGGTGCGAAGGCAAAACTTGAGAATGGTGTCCTAACTATCACACTTCAAAAGACGAAGGCCGAAGAAAAACCGAAAATTATGATCGAGTGA
- a CDS encoding ATP-binding protein, producing MHGSKEILNDFAIDEYYEITAESRVNSDILNYIFDDIPLIMILVNRDGKVENINRTTTIALGKEKKDAFGLLGGELFGCVNSIKGEGCGKNRECSECAIRNSVMHTFETGESIYKKEGELEIVNNDRSITFNFLVSTTLIRQNDDLKVSLILDDISEIKQTNRLVERKLEIEKAISSISSMFVSSKDIDSNIVFALENICNLCGSSRSYVFLFHDDGILMDNTHEYCPEGVEPHKDNLQDLPVDMFPWWMNKLHNGESIHIKDVLTMPEEASAEKEILEMQEIKSLIVLPLHANNELVGFIGLDNVVNTGEWGEEDLAILRMASHIIGHSIGLKEADNKLLENEKKYSNIVENGNDGIIILQDFVLKYANKMMLDISEYSIEDVIGKPFIDFVSSEYADFIKERYKRRLSGEDVPNHYEIEIITKNGKVIPVDINASTIEYEGRAADMAILRDITERKRVQEEMLQARILAEDLNRSKTEFIMNMSHEIRTPLNSVIGFSQVLLEHANNIDEKQAHYIENIHINGKHLLELFNEIIDISKIENGEMEFHPTNFFIPEVIGEIETLMKPLAFEKKVIFTQEIDFGNIILKADRAKIKHILYNLVHNAIKFTPKAGHVAIETKKCGESMCFFVKDTGVGISPTDHNKLFEQFSQVDSSTTRQYGGIGMGLNIVKRFVEIHGGEVWVESELGKGSTFGFSIPTDPENTSQ from the coding sequence ATGCATGGAAGTAAAGAAATTCTAAATGATTTCGCTATTGATGAATATTATGAAATTACGGCAGAATCTCGTGTAAATTCTGATATTTTAAATTATATTTTCGATGATATTCCTCTAATTATGATTCTTGTCAATCGGGACGGGAAAGTTGAAAACATCAATCGAACTACTACTATTGCCTTAGGGAAAGAAAAAAAGGATGCTTTTGGCCTTCTTGGCGGTGAACTGTTTGGATGTGTGAATTCGATCAAAGGAGAAGGTTGTGGGAAAAACAGAGAGTGCTCAGAATGTGCTATAAGAAATTCTGTTATGCACACTTTTGAAACCGGTGAAAGTATTTACAAGAAAGAAGGTGAACTGGAGATCGTAAACAATGATCGGTCTATAACATTCAATTTTTTAGTTTCAACAACCCTGATCAGACAAAATGATGATTTAAAAGTTTCACTTATTCTGGACGATATATCAGAAATCAAGCAGACAAATAGACTAGTCGAGCGGAAACTTGAGATTGAAAAAGCGATATCATCTATTTCTTCGATGTTCGTTTCCAGTAAAGATATTGATTCTAATATCGTTTTTGCCCTGGAGAATATTTGTAATTTGTGTGGAAGTAGTAGAAGCTATGTTTTTTTGTTTCATGATGATGGAATTCTGATGGACAATACACACGAGTATTGCCCAGAAGGTGTTGAACCCCATAAAGATAATCTTCAGGACCTTCCAGTTGATATGTTTCCCTGGTGGATGAACAAACTCCATAATGGCGAATCGATCCACATTAAAGACGTGCTCACAATGCCAGAAGAAGCATCTGCAGAAAAAGAGATTCTTGAGATGCAGGAGATAAAGTCCCTAATAGTTTTACCACTGCACGCAAATAATGAACTTGTCGGGTTTATCGGGCTGGATAATGTTGTGAATACTGGAGAATGGGGAGAAGAAGATCTCGCCATTCTTCGTATGGCATCCCATATTATAGGACATAGCATTGGACTTAAGGAAGCTGATAATAAGTTGCTAGAAAATGAAAAAAAGTACTCAAATATTGTGGAAAATGGAAACGATGGGATAATTATTCTCCAAGATTTTGTACTTAAATATGCGAACAAAATGATGCTGGATATATCTGAATATTCTATTGAAGATGTAATTGGAAAGCCTTTCATTGATTTTGTTTCGTCTGAATATGCAGATTTTATAAAGGAGAGGTATAAGAGGAGATTAAGTGGGGAAGATGTTCCAAACCATTACGAGATTGAGATTATCACAAAGAATGGGAAAGTAATTCCTGTAGACATAAATGCATCTACCATAGAGTATGAAGGCAGAGCAGCAGATATGGCAATTCTCAGAGATATCACTGAACGCAAGAGGGTACAGGAAGAAATGCTACAAGCAAGAATACTGGCAGAGGACTTAAATCGATCCAAAACCGAATTTATAATGAATATGAGCCACGAAATCAGAACGCCCTTAAATTCGGTAATAGGCTTCTCACAGGTTTTGCTTGAACATGCAAACAACATAGATGAAAAACAGGCACATTATATCGAAAATATACATATAAATGGCAAACATCTGCTGGAACTCTTTAATGAAATTATTGACATTTCAAAAATAGAAAATGGGGAAATGGAGTTCCATCCAACAAATTTCTTCATACCTGAGGTTATTGGTGAAATTGAAACCTTAATGAAACCTCTTGCTTTTGAAAAAAAGGTGATTTTTACCCAGGAAATCGATTTTGGAAATATCATTCTAAAAGCTGATAGGGCCAAAATCAAGCATATACTCTATAACCTTGTACACAATGCCATTAAATTCACACCCAAGGCGGGACATGTTGCCATTGAAACAAAGAAATGTGGAGAATCAATGTGCTTTTTTGTTAAAGATACGGGTGTTGGCATTTCACCAACAGATCATAACAAATTGTTTGAACAATTTTCCCAGGTAGATTCGTCCACTACCCGTCAATATGGAGGTATTGGCATGGGGCTAAATATTGTGAAGAGGTTTGTTGAAATACATGGTGGCGAGGTTTGGGTTGAGAGTGAACTCGGAAAAGGAAGTACATTCGGATTTAGTATACCAACTGATCCTGAGAACACATCCCAGTGA
- a CDS encoding tyrosine-type recombinase/integrase — protein MRRNKVEYDFITFTSPEASDAICAYLQWRNQVPNIRGKVRDIVHEKRRIYSDDDYIFIKSDVPSKYLKTHDDVDRKLNLHGLMDIYRTLATRAGKSTPNGDWQYVRSHTMRKYFYSAMLNGGADIFFVDFLSGHTLKESQSAYYRAKTDALKKKYIKYLPFLAIEDTEVHTIESEEYRKLREQNDELGAEVARMKTLIDDGISVAVAAEVEKVMKAMNSK, from the coding sequence ATGAGAAGAAACAAAGTGGAATACGATTTCATCACTTTCACGTCTCCGGAGGCAAGTGATGCAATATGTGCTTATCTCCAGTGGCGAAACCAAGTGCCAAACATTCGTGGGAAAGTTCGAGACATTGTGCACGAGAAGAGGAGGATCTATTCAGACGATGATTACATCTTCATAAAATCTGATGTCCCTAGCAAATACCTGAAAACTCATGATGATGTGGACCGTAAATTGAATTTGCACGGACTGATGGACATCTACAGAACACTGGCCACACGTGCAGGCAAATCCACTCCTAACGGGGACTGGCAGTACGTGAGAAGTCATACCATGAGGAAGTATTTCTACTCCGCAATGCTGAACGGGGGTGCCGATATCTTCTTCGTGGATTTCCTTTCAGGTCACACTCTGAAAGAATCACAGTCTGCCTATTACAGAGCAAAGACTGATGCTCTCAAGAAGAAGTACATCAAATATCTACCGTTCCTGGCAATCGAGGATACTGAAGTTCACACTATTGAGAGTGAAGAGTATAGGAAGTTGAGAGAACAGAACGATGAACTTGGTGCTGAAGTGGCCAGAATGAAGACTCTCATTGATGATGGTATAAGTGTGGCCGTGGCAGCAGAAGTTGAGAAGGTGATGAAAGCGATGAATTCAAAATGA
- a CDS encoding tripartite tricarboxylate transporter permease: protein MNVRTCRNTTNAIFGLFALAVIGKTRSGAMVAVDELLEAASLTAQDIILFLLVIAITALLSYISTIAIGNNIHRMLAKLDYSMICITVLLGLALMSLLFTGFFGLLIFVIAIPLGMSASFMKIRKSHAMGVILLPVILYFL, encoded by the coding sequence ATAAATGTTAGGACTTGTCGCAATACCACCAACGCGATCTTCGGCCTGTTCGCCCTCGCAGTGATAGGAAAAACAAGAAGTGGTGCAATGGTCGCCGTAGATGAGCTTCTGGAAGCCGCCAGCCTGACTGCCCAGGATATCATCCTTTTCCTGCTGGTCATTGCCATCACAGCACTATTATCATACATTTCAACAATAGCTATCGGAAACAACATCCACAGGATGCTCGCAAAACTTGATTATTCAATGATCTGCATCACTGTCCTCTTGGGCCTCGCACTGATGAGCCTGCTGTTCACCGGCTTCTTTGGTCTGCTCATCTTTGTGATCGCAATCCCCCTTGGTATGTCTGCGTCGTTCATGAAGATAAGGAAGTCACATGCAATGGGAGTGATACTGTTGCCGGTGATCTTGTATTTTTTGTGA